One part of the Streptomyces lydicus genome encodes these proteins:
- the rpmH gene encoding 50S ribosomal protein L34 → MSKRTFQPNNRRRAKTHGFRLRMRTRAGRAILASRRGKGRARLSA, encoded by the coding sequence GTGAGCAAGCGCACCTTCCAGCCGAACAACCGCCGTCGCGCGAAGACCCACGGCTTCCGTCTGCGCATGCGGACCCGCGCCGGCCGCGCGATTCTCGCGTCCCGCCGTGGCAAGGGTCGCGCCCGTCTGTCGGCCTGA